Sequence from the Cucumis sativus cultivar 9930 chromosome 1, Cucumber_9930_V3, whole genome shotgun sequence genome:
cacTATTTTACTCAAacctaaacttttaattcaATCAGTCTTCcaacatattaattaaagaaaacatgacatttaaaaatatttaaaaatttatataaatcattggtaaaaaatttaaattcaaaatttaattcaaataaatcttaaataaaatctcaattcttatacatttaaagtttaaatactttcaaaaaaaatatttgttatacatttttaggttatttaaggatttaaaaattatttaatttaacattaaattagatttgatttgtttggaagtttttataaatttaataaaatacattttaaaaaaattatttaaattaaatttatcagaaataatttagataaaatatttgaaaggtgAGAAacgaataaaaaataaaaataaataaataaacatgaaacaataaaattaaaatagagagTTAAATTTGAGGGCTAAATGTGTAAActaatcataatcataattagtatttaattaaaattaattttgtaaataaaataaattaaaagtaacattcttttaagattattaaattaattaaaaacaaacaatgtttcataaataaaagagtaatttttaaaaataataaaataataaaactatggAGAGTTAAAAATGTAGGATTACGGGCAAGTAAAAAAGTTTACTAGAAGGAGGGAAGAGGGGTTATGATAAACCTAAAACAATGGTATGATAACTCTTCCTCCAAACAAGAGTTTGGTTACCATAACCATAACCCAATAGTGATAATCCTTTGACCAAACAGCTCCTAAATCTTATAGATGAAATAAACTAAGAGTAAAAATGTAACATTTTTGGAacgtaaatatataaaaagatttgcAAATACTTTGTCCACCGTTGTCGCTGCCACAAGCTGAGTCGCTCTCATTTCCTTATTTTTGGTGCTCTTTCTAAACTTGCACTTTTTTTCCACTCTTGTCACTGTCCAATCGGTAGAATCCTAAATCATTGATTGGTTCgaagataattttaattatataattatatattatctaacatagaaaaaaaaaagtattctaTTATACCTATCGGACTGGAATTtagagaaagaaggaagaggaaaggaGATCAACCAAGCGTCACTTTGAAAGGCAACAAGAAACAACCAAGCTTGTATGGAGTTAATATGTTTGAAGTTAGTAAATTTGTGTTTAGAACCTAGAATTATAACATgtagttttttaataaatatgaaaataaatagataaatttttaTGGAAGAGTTACCAAATAAAggttcaaatttcaaaagtgtttaatattaaatttaattttttttgtgtcaaGAGATAGATGACCAAACACATAAtttctgaaaaataaaaaatgagcaaggagttcaaattttttttaaaaaaagtttaactaaaaaaaagtttaaagagtTCAACTGACCTATTTTTATTCATCGACAATTGAAGTTGATTGAAACAGTCAGTTCAGCGgtgaattaattgaaaaatcttTTCGACTCCCAAACTATTATGATCAATCCCTAAGTCCAAGTGAGTGATTGAGTCCATGCttccaaaaaaacaataactagCAACTGCATGCTTCTGATTTCAAATGCTTAATATAAgagagaacaaaaacaaaaagagagattagCATTGGCCTGggctttttctttcttcttgttgCCTTTCAAATTATCATACAACTAAAATTAGTTGGagtcctttttttctttttccattttttttcttttggtgtcGAAACCAAAGTGTTTGAAATCCAAATAGTACATACCAAAGGGCACTTTGACTCTGACTCTCTCCATATATATGAAgcctaaaaattaaaaaaattaaaaaaacccaaaaacaaaacctCTCCAAGTGAATATTTGGATTAACACTACTACTAACTACTACAGCACATTCATTTTGCTTGCTCTGATAAATCTCTAACTGCACCCAACTTTGTTACAGCAGAGAAAGAGAGCTTCTTGTAGTTCCTGAATGATATGCCACAAATCAATTTGGAGAAGTAAGACCAaatcaatataatttcaaaaacccCACTTCCCACCAACTCATCATCTATCTATCTACTGCCATAACCTGAAACCAATACAGCAacataaaggaaaaatatccTCAGTTTCATCAAggagaaatgaaaaggaaacgTCTATTAACACCAgagcttaaaaaaaatgtaatggcAAATCCAAGGCTTAGTAATTTATGGATtaatggcaaaaaaaaaaaaaaacaacagtACACATTCAACACAAGGAACTTCTCCACTACTCCACTCAAACACTGTTTTCGATCTAAGAAGCATGGGCACTCTCCGTTTTAAGACGTATGTCCGTGTTGGACATGCTTTGGACTCGCAGACATGTGGAGACATGTTTATGACATGcttgagaaatttttttaaagagaaatggTCCAATTTAAAGCTCAAATCAATTATATGCTGAACTAAAATTTTTGAGACAGAGAGACCAACCTTTTCACCAAAGATAAagcataaacataaaaaattgaagttagaaaaacttaaatgatTCATCACctataattgttaattaacttgaaattttatgtttcttaGTGGGGTGCAATTagtattttatgttaaatttgtatatatcttaaaaaataataatagataaaGAGTATCTCTAATGTGTTCGTGTCCTAGTTTTAGTATGCTTTTGGCATACTTTGGGTGTTGGCCATTTCATCTTTAACTAATCTAATTCGTGTGATTTATAACTAGTCCCATCATTCTATGTGGCCTATTTGAATGATCTATCAAGCCACTACACAGTTTAATAAGAACTGTGGGGAAAGAAGTTTCATCATTagttatgaagaaaaaatcgTGGAACAAActctatatttgaaatttttgtttcttaaacaAGAAATTATCGAACCTTTAATCGTCTCCTGAAGATTCACATTCTCTGTTCTCTGGCACATTCTGATCGATGAATTGTTGAATTGTTCTCCAATAATGATCGCCGCCGGCCAGCCAAGTGTCCATATGCATGCCAGATGGGAAGTCAACGAAGAGACAACGGTTGTTATGAGCAGCTGCTTTGGCATACAGCATCTGCATGTGGACTGGGGGAACCATCTCATCTTGTAATCCAGATAAGAAAAGAATTGGCTGCTTAATCTGCAGAGATggtttcaaaaatagcaactTACAATTACAACCAAAGCAAGCAAATCATGTCGAAAAAACTGATATTTTGAACTGTTAAGCCCCACCTTGCCAACTACATCAATGGTGCTCCATGGAGAACGCACAAGAAAATTGAGAACCTTGGGACCTTTTGATCCAGGGCCTCCAATAAACCACTTTAGAAAGGGTAGCAAAACTCCAGCCATATCCAAAATTGAAGTGAAAGTATTTTCTAATATCAGTGCAGCAACCTGTAATTCAGAATATAGTAAACAACCAACAAAATGCAGAATAAAAAGCACAAAAGAGCTTGAAGAAGATCAACAAATCTTAATGTAGTTTATGACAGTAAAAAATTGATAGTGACACTGGACACGGAACACATTTTGATTCGAAAACTCATAGTAAATCTCTAGGCATCTTTATCATGACCGATAGAGGCTATACAAGGAGCTGTCAATAGGCAAACCGTAGCCCTCCAAACAATACCTTGTCAGGGTTATTTTTGGTAAGAACCGCTCCAACTGCACCCCCAAGTGACCTTCCAAACACTAGTATCCTAGACGTGTCAATGTCGGTCCTTTGAGAAAGATGATCCAATGCAGCCTACTCAAGTGCAATAAAAGCATAATGTTTTCAGTTACACttgttgaaaaaagaaataacatatGAAAAGAGAACAAGTGTAATCACAGAAAGCGGCTCCGTAAATCtatagaaaaaagataaatagatTCCTATGAAGATGTGAAAAACTTGTTATTGGATCAATCATAGCATCGCCGGTCACGACCCTTCAGCTATCGACAATGTGGCATTGAACCGATgttggaaaaaataaaaatgaaaaccaaagCACACCTGAGCATCTCTAGTAATTCCATGCTGAGAAGGATAACCATCACTTGCTCCATAACTGATTGAGGTCAAATGGCATCAGTGATCATTCCATTAAAATAGTAGCAGTATATGTATATCAATGAACATATTTGCTGCTGGAACATATTAAAAGGCATACTTGCACTTGTCagatttatgtaaaataacaTACCCTCTATATGAAAGCATGAAAACATTGCACTGTAACCTTTGTATCATGATGCGGACCATTTCAAGACGATGGGCGATGTCTAGAGCAGGAGgtcaaggtaaaaaaatagGAATCTATCCCAAAAAGCCATCAGCATAACTAATATACACtagactatttttttaattaccaaatatatatagttaagaGTAGAGAATTCAGACGTGCATCATGAACGAAATTCTAATCAAGATGTTTAAAGAATGCTCCAACATGTAGTTCACAATAATTTTCTCGTATCTAATTTCCACAAAGATGGCCATGACAATCAGGATACTTCCAGCATTTTcttggaaaaaaagaatggtaGGACCTGCAAAACAGCAATACCACAAAGTAAGTCTTGAAAAGTTACCCCCACATTAAGGTAAATATGTAAACCCAAAGAGGGAACAGGAAAGTAAGCATTATGAATTAAGCTGTTGATGGGTGAAAAACAGGCAAATATACGGTTAAAATAATCTGGAAGAAAGATATATGAAAGAAGAATATCCCTATAACTAATAAAACAACTGATGACAAGGATGTATGAGAAAATCCACTTTAGGAGTTATAACTAATAAAACAATTGACGAGTCTGCAACCACCATGGCAGatggaaattttaaaagatgttAGAATCTGCAAGGAAAAATCTCTATTTCTTGATTCAAAGTAAGCCCCAATCATCTAGggagtcttttaaaaaaatttaggtgACTGTGAATCTGGATTCCTCTCTAGAAGTATTTCATTACAATCTTGCATATTCCACCAccacaaatataacaacaaaaaggaCCTCATAAACAATGTCGTCTACAGTTTTTCTGATACCCCTTTTGCATCAGcatttttctcatttcaaCCTTCAACAAGAAATATTAAACTTCACCACTGTCCACTTAAATCCAGTAATGTGATATCAGCAACGTGAATACTAAATTCCATATACATCCAATACATTGTCTCTAACGTTTAAAAGAACTTTTACATTCCCAGGCACAAATACCCATCACGAGATTCCTGAAACAAGTACACCGCCATCTCACCCCAATACACAGGTCCCAAATATCTACATTCTCAATCAACCTCAATTCCCTTCACTTTTAAGCTAAATTTATATTCCACAGATTTGATCAGCTAAGCATTCGAACTTACTCACAAAGAAATGATCAATCGACCATCCCAATAGACCTAATCATCAATCTCTTCCCTCCATTTCACACCACTCTCTTCAGAAAgagaaacataaaacaaattcatcTCGATAACTAATCAAACAACCCAAccacaaaacaaaactaagatCCGCCAGTTCCAGAACCAGAAATTAGCTCAGAGTCGCAAAAAAACGAGAACATACCCACATCACCTAAACCCTACCAGCAAAATCCATCATAATTCAATCAAGATAAATctcaaaaagagaagaatcaAACCTCGGCAATCGGGGAAGAGTTTAATGAACCACGAGTGAAGCCGGACTCCATCAGAAGATCGAAGCCATACATCCTCATAAACAAGGCGAAGCCGAGATGGGGTAATCGCATAAGATTTAGTAAGTCCAGGAAGAGCAGGCACATAAACCAATCTCTCTTGAAAAGCGACCAGCAACGCCATTCCTGCGACCACCAAACCTCCAACGCCATAAAGCAACGCACTCACATAAGAAACCATATTCGATTCCTCTCCCTGTTGCCGTCGTTTTCCACcgatttgaaaattgaaaattgaaaattcaggGTCGGTGGGAAATGGGGAAATTCATgagattttgaagaagaaagaagatgtaAGACGTGAGAAGATGAGTTGGGTATGAAGTTCAGAGGAAAACTAAACTTGGGTCGGTGTTGGATTTGCCATTGAAGAGTTATACAGTGAGTGCCTGTTCGTGTTCTTCGTACAGTGACATCGGCAAGCAGTGGTAATGGTCTATGACTATGGCTATGGCGCTACTTCTAATCTCTTTTtcttggcaaaaaaaaaagtgaaatgatTTTCAATTATGAAATATGATCCAAagtctttttatatatatatttagtatcATATTGAACCCTTTGATTTATAGATATGTTGACATATTAATGGATATTTACATCTTTGATCACAACTAGCAAACatctttttgttaaaatcttgATGGTCCATCTCAATCTAAAACAATTgagaaaaactatttcaaccaactttctaaaatttcctAATTGTGGAAGGTgaaaaaattttaagttagtTTTGACTATTTCTCATTCTCATTTCTAAGAGGGTGCTAGTTTTGAAGGGTAATCGATGGTTCGATTCGGATCGAGTGTCCTATTTAGGCACTAAAAAAATCCATCAttgatatgaaattattttttgaagagGGAAGGTTTGATCCTAATCTTCATAAtcattatactaaaaaatataaaaacttattACAATCACACATAGCTTGTGTACGACTATGGGCAGATATATTAAGGAGCACGTTCTCCCTCACATTCCCaacttttgtatttcaatattagttttgaagtgtcaaattacaatatatcttaaataatgtgtttttttattatattatatatttggtatactGGTTGTGCCCTTTTAAAATCCCAAGGTTTTGAGTTCTTAACTATTTGAAACCAAAGACATTGGCTCCTTTATGATAGATAGTTTTgtgtttctaaaaaaatcaatgagaCATTTCATAGATTCTACCAATTTagaatttgtttaaaattgttgatattaaagtattgatataatattaaatttaccctATCGTctatagttaatatttttaggtCAATTGTTGATTTAATAGCTTGTATATGTTCATTTGCTTGAGTTGAACAAcaaccataaataaaaattcaaacttttaaccTAATCAACgatatatttcaattaattaaactttgttTAGACCGATATATCAATTAAATGGTAGCTAATAAAGTAGTAATAGAGGTAGACCACTAATTATTTTCcactcattttatttaaaagtttttttaattaataaataaaataatgttttttaaacctttttcttttgggtcaaaatggtaaaaagttaTTCCTTAGAACATCAATGGATTCCACAAAGTGTTAATGTGAAATAAGTTTTATCTTTCATTACCATATTATTGTACTTTGAGTACTAAAAAAAGACCCATTTTGAAATAACTTTTCCCTttataattcaaaacaataaataaaaatgacaaaattaatgtcaaattacaagttcactttttttaacttttaatgttcaacttgtaattttatgttcaataaatgtatgaattaaaaaaaatggtaaataggTTTGTGGGTATAAAATGCACCTGATATACGTGTCCAAACATACGTAGATGGATACATTAATTATTGTATAATTATCTTCAATTAGAGACAGTCTTCTCTCGTAGACATATAAATggtatttattcaatttttttctcaacaaaTACATAGAATGTAATATGGATACCAATGAATCAATTCGTGTGTAACCACCTCCCCTCAATAGTTGCATCTTATGACCATAAATTACATCGGACAACTATAATTGCAATATctattgatttataacaacATCTACtcttaatcttttttgtttttctcaatgaaCACAAGAATAGACGCACTAGTCCATGTGTAATCATCTCCAATTAGATAGTCGTGTCTTATGAGTAAATTTTACATATTTgccattttaaaataaacgtCTAGAATGGATGCAAATCTATGGACAACTTCCTTCCTTACATCttatttgataactattttgtttttttaaaagctaaacttctaaactttaatctaaattctttttttaaaagctaaGCTTCTAAACTTTAATCTAAATTCTAAAGTTTTACGGCATTTAAAATTCAAgtcaaatttttaaagaaaaaaaccgttataaactttatttttttactttaaccaaaaattcaaatgtttcttataaaaaaaaaggcaagGCTAAAATGGTCATTCATTGTGGGTGTAAAATATATGAAGGTTAAAAAGTTTGAGTGAGTAAATTTGAAAGggtaaaatataattttagattGATGAAAAGCAAATGAATAGTATAGGGATATgattatgttatttatttatatattattttattttattttattatttatgtgaAGTAAATTATgaccaataataaaataaataattgatggTCTTTTTATTCCcacaaaaatggaagaattttcaacttttgatcTGTCTTGAGACAACCAAGCAAGCCATGGaatcaaaaacaaattcaagaaaaagtaGAAGTTAATGAGGaatcaaagagaaaagaaaaacatgtgAAGAAAGTAATTGGTTATCATGCTAGTGGACCTTTGTATCAAACAATTAGCTGGTCAAGCCTAAAAGCCACCTAAACCATAGaccaatttctaaaattactaAATTGACCAAATGTGAACTTGGAAGGACAAACCTACAAGAAGAATAGGAGTTAATTAcgtaattagttaataatttggtttttatcCTACTTGTAATAAAACTCTATCAGCATATAAAGCATATATTATCATTCTAATAAACGATATAAAGTCTTGATTCTTTCAGGTTTCTCTCCTTTTGAATACTTAGGTTCCATCAAAACGTTCATTGTCCAAATAAAGGTTGTATGATCCAATGAAACccatatttttaagaaatcaatgtaaaatttttcaagaaattagTTGAATATCATAATAATGTTGCTTAACAATTGATATCAATTTGAGTGTAACTTAATTGATTTGACGtcgaaaaaatgaatatttgtgTTCGTGAAAAAACCAAGACTCAtctaaatattgttttaattggcaatttttctttctaaatattgtttaaatgaATAACGAATTGAATTGTATAAATGCAGTGTCAtgttaacaataattttggtGAATTTTGTTCTCACTCACATTTACTTTTTGACCATTCTTTTGTTCTCTGCTTGAGGTTGAGAGAAATTTTGAACATTGAagatgatttatttttaacaaatctGGTATTAGATTGGGTTtgagttaaaatatattaactaaACATAATCAAGAcatcaatattatttgaaagtatttaatcaacaaataaatatgcCTTATCTTTCAATTGTTTGGATAGAGCCAACTTTAGAATTGGATTGGATCAGCCGGCTGTCCTGGCTAGGCCTGTCTATTGAAGAGGCTTAAATGacgtaaatttaatttaatgataaaactaaaatataattttttaaaacatatttagaaaacaaaaagtcatatattaagattttctttgtgattttAGCGTGGTAGCATGGTAGGAACCCCTAAAGAGGTTTATTGTGGTCCGTTAGGGTTTCTGATTTTAGTGTGGTACGAACCCCTAAGGAGGTTTATTGTGGTCCATTAGGGTTTCTGATTTTAGTGTGGTACGAACCCCTAAGGAGGTTTATTGTGGTCCGTTGATTTCTGATTTTAGTGTGGTACGAACCTCTAAGAAGGTTTACTGTGGTCCGTTAGGGTTTCTGATTTTAGTGTGGTACGAACCCCTAAGGAGGTTTATTGTGATACGTTAAGGTTTCTGATTTTATCGTGGTACGAACCCTTTAAGGAGGTTTATTGTGATCCGTTAAGGTTTCTGATTTTATTGTGGTATGAATCCTAACGAGGTTTATCACCACGAACGCTAACGAGGTTTATCATTTGccttaaataaaaagtaacaCCTAATTTTAGAATTCCTAGctagttttgatattttgacaTAGAGTTGAGTCTAACAAGGACCCTTCTCATtcaaagtagaagaaaaacttGGTATCTTTTTACATGTAGGGGGGACATGGTGAGTTTTGAACCTAATAACTTGGATTTTTAAGAGGCACAACCACTGTACAAAAAGCTAAGTAGAGTAAAAAAGAGCATTATTTAAGATGTATTGTAATTTGACACttaactaatattaaaatacaaaaacttgGAATGTAAGGAAGACGTGTGTCCCTACCTTCTTAATAGATCCGTGGTTGTGAATCACTCCTATTCATAAATATGAATGAGTATTAggaaatattatctttttggTAGACAACCAAACCTAATTCTACTTCTCCAAGTGtattatgaattaattaaccaataaCCTTAGTTTAGAAATTGCATTTTGATTGGTAAACATTGATGGCAatcacaatttatttttccaatacaatgattggaatgaaaaataaaatactaatgtcctttctttttctcgaAAAAAACCCCTTAAATTtgtcaatattatttttttaggtgTAATATTTTTCCACTTCAAGCAATCAATTTACTTTATTGCATGTTACCACATATAAGATTATATTTATgtgattcttttatttatgttcatgaaaattactaataatttcttttacaacTTATTCTCAACACTCTTTTGGGTTAGATCCCAACTAATTCTTTGGATTTAcaaatatctttaaaatttgtgacGAACTATaacttcattattttctatcatttttaagaaaaaaactattaacCTAAATTTTGTCAAAACCACAATtacctttcatttttgttatttatacgATTATTccttatttaaatataagaagTGTAACCGCAACTAtgatcatatttatatttgaggaatttataaaaatagcaaaaataaaacaaaaaaacttagTAGAGCTAtgtcatttacattttttaaattgcaaaaaaaaaaaatttacaaacataTTACCgtcttattatcataatatttgcaaaatttacaataacgacaaaaaaatatcatcatctaatgcaatttccaatttccatttaaattttaagcgacatttttcccatttttacaaaataaactttatacGGATAATCCATGTCCAATAGGCCATAACACAGCAGGATAATTTTTGGTTCAACCATTTTGGGCCGAATCTTCATTTGGGCTCAATAGAAAGCCCAATAAGAAATAAGATGAAGTGGTAGTCCCCACCATTCCAAGTAAActttttggatattttcttaaattttaattttaatattctcttTTACAATACCGCGTAAAGGAAGTTTCTGTGGAGAccaaagagaagaaaggagAATCCTTTCCTCAAGCcatcataaaaaatttaattcaatcaGTTCATACATAAACCAAAATTCATTGATCCGATCCTCCCTCTATTGAAAGTTTGATTCATTCCTTTCAATTCGGATTTTTTCTCTACACTCCGATCGCCCGCCATGAGTTTTCTCTTCGGCAAGCGCAAGACTCCCGCCGGTAATTGCTCTCCGATcactatttttctctcttcccaTCAATTTTCAGTTTCATTTAGTAGTTGTGGTTATTTGTTTCGATTCCTGGAGTTTATGGTTTAATTTGTAGTTAA
This genomic interval carries:
- the LOC101205744 gene encoding alpha/beta hydrolase domain-containing protein WAV2, with the translated sequence MVSYVSALLYGVGGLVVAGMALLVAFQERLVYVPALPGLTKSYAITPSRLRLVYEDVWLRSSDGVRLHSWFIKLFPDCRGPTILFFQENAGNIAHRLEMVRIMIQRLQCNVFMLSYRGYGASDGYPSQHGITRDAQAALDHLSQRTDIDTSRILVFGRSLGGAVGAVLTKNNPDKVAALILENTFTSILDMAGVLLPFLKWFIGGPGSKGPKVLNFLVRSPWSTIDVVGKIKQPILFLSGLQDEMVPPVHMQMLYAKAAAHNNRCLFVDFPSGMHMDTWLAGGDHYWRTIQQFIDQNVPENRECESSGDD